CCACTAACTGACTTTTATTGTTTGCGGTCCGtaattcaaatgtaaaggtCACAGACAAACGTATTTTGAATGAATTGTCATCAAAAGACTTCGGTCGATTTGTCCCAAGTCCATGACACTTTACTGGTAGGTTGAAATTGACCAGTTTTACTACTATTTTTGTGTCAGAAATTAAAAGGTCAAAAAAGGTTCTTTCCTGAAATTgtgtgtattatttttttcacttgtTTCTCTCGCTGCAGATTATTTCTGAGTtaaatttcagcattttcatAATCTCATATTAAGAATTGTCAAAGGCAGATATACATATTCATGTGTGGTAATAAATGTCACCAATATGTCTTCAAATGTGGTTTTTCGAAAACTCCTTTGTGTGTTTCTCAGTTATGTGGTTGTtgcttaatattttaaaacttgataagaTATTCCCGATAAACAACGTTAGTATGGCAATACTCTGGTAATCATCTTCCAGATTTGTTCTTCAGAGAAAAATATCCAAAAAGAGAAATACCAGAAATATCTTATGCTCGATTAATGCTAGgttattatgatatttcaaatgtttgccGAAAGCACCTTAGTTGAACGTAGGGCTAGGTTTGCAAACGTCAGGCTATATTTGACATGGGGTTAAAATAGGTCTTATTTTTGGAAAACGCACAGTTTCATTCACGCATTGAACTCTTTTACAGACAGTATCATTTGCAATATCACGAGTTTGAGGTTGCACTCAAAGACCCAATAAATATACAGATGCTGATGTTAAGCTTTTTTCCATACAAATCATGAACGTCTAGTCGGTCATAACCTTAATAAACTGGTTTTAAGATTAATACTCCTATAATAGAACAGGCATTTCcagaaaataatgtttccaTAGCTCTTAAGATTAAAAGCttatgttaatttaatttataagcAATATTCAACGATGTTTTCAATATGAGTTATTTGAgagttttgtttgtatgtttaaatgtaataactCGGTGTTTAATAGTACTCATGTCTGGAATTAATGGTTTATTGAGTCACACACTATTTGGCCATAGAAATCTCTTTTATGACAGAAATATGTCTCGAAAAATTCCATTTTCGAACTTGTGTTTTGTAACTCAATTAGAATGACTTATTAACATCATTTCGGCATGAAACGTTACATGAGTGATATTTGGTACTCCATTGGAGGGACGTATTCTTAAAATTTGTATAAGGTAACGTGTgtattaaattgataatattcAAATGTTGTAACTTCAATAGCAAAATGTTCATAGTATTTTCAAAACGCATCTTAATCCCATGTAACTACATTCGCGTTACAAATGTAAAAGCTAATAGAATGGTCTTTGCGTGTGTTGTTTAGAAGTGAAGGAAAGAGTTTACTGTACACTAGTGCCCGTTTAAGTCTTCGTGATATATGGTTAATCCAACAGGTATGTGCCTGTGAAATTTACTTTAAACGTAACTGTGAGTTCGTGAAAGCAAACGAGTTTCATGAAGGACCGttcttatatttaaaatcaatctgACTTTCTGTCTTCGCAAAGATCTGACAATCATGTTTCGATATGTATGTTCTGTATGATCATATTTTAAAGCTATATGTGTAATGTTTACATTGCAAATACGGATAGTtaattaatttgtaaatatttaaaaaaggatcAAAATCGGCATCCCCGCAACACATTAAAAGCATGTAACACGTATTTACAGAGGTATCATTTTATGACAAAAGTGATTTGTTTTAGataaacaaatgacaaacaCAGAGCATGTAATGAGACCAGACCAAAGACGTAACCGTCTGAGCTATTGGGGtttacataaaatttatttcagattATTTCGAAATCCCTTCTGAATATCGGATACATTAGATGTACCCGCTGTCTTACAATATAGCATATGATTGCATATGTTTTGTGCGCCTGTGCCAAATTATTTTGGAGCGAACGACATCGATGATTTCCTCTAAATTTCCTGTGAAAGTACATACTtattattgagaaataaaaacatggtGTTATAAAGGCAAGATggttaacatattttttgtaacatattttcCCCAAAGCAAATTATATTAAGCAGCATATTATCATTCTATTTTATTAAACCTACGGCAATATCAACCCACACTTCTCTGTTTGTCTAACATGGGTGTTTTATTACGGTATGTTCGAGCTTTACGGCTATATAGAGTATACTAATGGATTGCTGTATTAAAGCAATAATGTTGCAGACAAGGTCTGGAGAACCAGTATAAAGTCTAGGGACGTTACCATTTGACTCACTGGagcatattatataatatttacactcATTGGAAACGCACATATTGCAAacgtatatataaaatatgcaagTAATGTGTTTTTGATAGCGAAACATAACGCAATAGTTGTTTAACATAAGGGAAATACAAAGGAATTATAACACACACTTTCGGTTTGGTGatagtttgatttgtttattagATTATTATGCTCTCTTCAAACCAAAGGGGGGGTAAAGATGCAGAtaggtctgtctgtctgtcggatGGTAGCCCATACATACTTGAGAACAGCTGTTTTGATGTAAGACAAGGGGGCTTCAGTGGTAGttcctgacaagtagatgagtTTAATCTGTTCGGTCAAGGTTTATAAAATGACGTATTAGCGGTTTGACCGAAGACCATGAAAGGTCACCGGAAGGTTGCACTTGACCAGTTGGAGACTCCTCTCTTAGGTAGAAGGTTAAAGCCACAACCAAtggtatttaatatattttgtatatgtaatttGCTTATAATACATGACATTCAAATCTGATATAATGGTTTCACATCCTTTCATAATGGATACTAAAAACCGACTAACTGAAAACTTACCTACCACATGATTCAACGAAATATGATGGCACATGATAAATGCAAAGAGGGTCTAGTCAAAATGACCAGAAATTATCCATTAACTTGAAAGCACTTCCTTTTTATGTtctaataatattttcttagttTCCCGTTTTATCAATAGCGATGTTATTAAGCAGAAAAGAGTAATGCTCCCATGTGCTAGAAATCAACAGACTGCTTCTCAGTAACTAGATAAAGACGTTTCcgtttgtgttttattaagttATGATTATTGTACTTTAGAGCGTATAGTTTTGCTCAAAGTTTAACTTTTTTAACGTATTGTATACATTTGtacaaatttgaataaaatgtaattacGCGTATGAACATATATCTTAGTCGcctgaaatattgcaaacatgaataaaaacacacaaaggCACAAGTGCAGTATATAATGACGATGTACATACTGGAAAACAAAGCAATTCACGTCATTGCTTAGCATGTTGAAACATACTTTTTATGCTACAAATATCAATTAAACTTGATTCATAATGAGCAGTGATAACAATGAAATGGCATTAACACGTCAAGTGTAATTATTGTTAACGTTTTGGCATAGCGCCTTCACCAGTACATGattaacaatattaacatgAAGTTACGTCAACGTCATGATGAACAGTTTATACGGCAAGTATTTTGGTGAATAACATCTATGGGATGAAAGGAAAACCTGACAATGAAAATTCATTAGTATCTTGTGACCCGTAATGGGAAGCATTAAGTGATATGGGtttaaaaaaacagcattattttatatcaaatctaTGTGAATTCATTGTATGGGAATCAACCTGATTTGTTAGTCCGcctttatatttcagtgtttacaTGTAATGAGATATATAACATCGCTTGAAGTATAATcagaataaaaaagtaaattatcaGTTACTTCTGTAACGCTACTATGAAATTGGGAACActtaaaatgcatattgttCCAACTCGTACATTAACGTCTCAGACAATTATTGAACGAAAACGGTTTTGACATTAGTGTTCCTTTAATTGGACTATCCTGTACTTATTAATGGCGGCTATAAGCAGAAATAGGCTTGAAGTAATTAAGAGATTGACACGTTCTTTGTCAGACAATTATAAAGGATCCCagtataaaatgatatatatgatatcATGAATATCACAAATATTTGGAAATGAagtatttaacatattataaacggGCTTACTGCATAAGTTTCATAATACGCAAGGTTTCAATCTGAGACTGTTTCTTTGACTTGAAATTCCATCCGctacaacatttttttagatattttatagtttcaaaatagttttgctAGCTAATCAAAGACCCATTAACCACAGTACCATCAGACATAATACGCCTGAATCGTTTAACCTGGTTGATTGTAATCCCCAGTTTACAAACATTGGATGAGAATTGGAGACATCTAAATACAagtatatatgcatgtttattagATACAAAACATTTCTGCCATAAAATCAATAGATTCGCTTTCCATATCGATTCCTCTAAAAAGACACAGATTCAGTTTATATCTAATGTGTAAACCTTTTGTCGATGAACTTAATCACACATCTGGTTTCAAAGGCACTGAATAATTATTCTTCTAGTTACCCATTAATAGAGAGGTATGTGATGGGACCATAGGACTGCCCATAGCGTTAGTCATACTTCGCAAATAGCTTTGGTTGtcatgtcaaaataaaattatttttttcatgcaCTACTTTGCTAATATCCTCTGCATTAACATTAAGATTGCCAGTATAATTGTGTCCAAACGATTGCGTAATATTTCAAACCTATAAGTTAAATAGAACTTTTAACCTTACATGTGTAcacttaatataaataaaaacatataaatatattttattagataTTATTGATTCGTAGTATATGTTATTAGTATATTAGTTAATTGTAATTTACTGGatacaaaattgaaatacagTACAATACCAGCGTTTTATGATGTTGTGTTGCTCGTTCAGTGGTTGTTGGACCTTAACACTGTGTTTCCTGACAGGGTCTTTTGCTAGCTAAGTACTTTGTTTCCTTGTACTTGGAATAACTCAAGAAGCTTTTTAAACAACTGGTTATCGCTTTTAAACTGTCCTTATGGAATCGTAAACTAGGTAGTAACCAAACTCTTATTGGATTTTCTCCAGCATCTAAGAGGCAAAAGGGATTTTCTCGGCCCAGCCTCTAGCCGTTAACTAGAATGCCATTCTACATTCAATATGAACTGATGTTGATAGCCGGCCACAGTGTAATTGAAAACTAAATTACCGAGAGGATCAAGTGGAATATAAAACGTCACATATACGGACTTAATTTGCATTGCGTTCAGCCATGAAAGGAAAACACTGCATAAATTGAGACAAACGCGCAATATTTTTCTGCACACTTTAGAAGTAtcaaaaaatacgaaaaaataaaataattatttgcttAAAAATGTTACACTTGACTTGTTTATAATCCATGTTATTTTACCTGCAATCTGCGCAACACTATTGGAATTTCGGAATACATCAGAGAGTGGATTTTAAAGATTAGAGAACAGAGGATGTgtttatacaaaatgataacTCGTAGAGTCTTATATCTAATTCCGTGCAATTATTTCTTCTGGAATTGTAGTGAAAACGtgcaaaacataaacataataacGTACTACAATAACAATACGATGTGACCGCACTATAAATACTGAACAAAAGAAGTGCAAATGTAAATTCGTGAAAAACAGTACTGTTGTAGCTATCTTGTCTCAAAGACTTGAGGATTTAacatgataataaaattatgtcgGTGTCCTCGTTAGATGGAATTAACAACAACACTTCAAGAGAGCAAGAGTCTAGCGGTCCATTTCAAATATCCGAATATGTTCAGGTTATGATCATCGTGATGTATACAATTGTCATATTAATTGCAATTGGTGGCAACAGTATTGTCTGCTATTTGGTTTACGCCTACAAAAGAATGCAGACTGTACCAAACTATTTCATTGTCAACCTTGCCATTAGCGATATTATCATGGCCTTATTCTGCATTCCGTTCACATTCATCGCCAACTTGATTTTGAACTACTGGCCGTTTGGAGAAGCACTCTGTCCAGCGGTTTTATACATTCAAACCGTTGCAGTGTTTCTTAGCTCATACACTCTAGTGGCAATGAGCATAGATAGATATATTGTGATAGTACACCCATTTAAATCCCGAATATCTGTGAGACAAACGGCGCTTACCATCTTCGCCATATGGGTGGTGTCATTTACTATCCCATTACCCACCTTTATCAAATCAAGAGTCATATACCATTCCAACACCAGCGGTCAATGTCGGGAAGAATGGGGAAACAATACAGAACAGTACACATACGGTCTTTCTCTAATGATTCTACACTACTTTGCACCTCTTGCGCTACTGCTGTTCTCATATTTAAGAATCGGATACACTATATGGAGAATGAACATTCATGGCACGGacaagaataaaagaaaactcCAGTTGGCAAAAGCAAAGAAGAAGGTGAGTTGAAAATACGCTTAATTGTCTGAGAAAATGTTTGTCATTTCAAGGTTGTAACATCGGATGCTTTT
Above is a genomic segment from Mya arenaria isolate MELC-2E11 chromosome 2, ASM2691426v1 containing:
- the LOC128223214 gene encoding RYamide receptor-like, with product MSVSSLDGINNNTSREQESSGPFQISEYVQVMIIVMYTIVILIAIGGNSIVCYLVYAYKRMQTVPNYFIVNLAISDIIMALFCIPFTFIANLILNYWPFGEALCPAVLYIQTVAVFLSSYTLVAMSIDRYIVIVHPFKSRISVRQTALTIFAIWVVSFTIPLPTFIKSRVIYHSNTSGQCREEWGNNTEQYTYGLSLMILHYFAPLALLLFSYLRIGYTIWRMNIHGTDKNKRKLQLAKAKKKMIKMMVTVVIFFALCWLPFHIITLIGDINPTIYNNNYVPILWLCFHWLSMSNSCYNPMIYLWMSPKFRTGLKLAMSSCHLRRKSNTPLDDDIHEQIHVLFPRLRLEIQIEESVMKNTRPQRGHILFADVKSNDLMIPRSIHSDT